The Vicia villosa cultivar HV-30 ecotype Madison, WI unplaced genomic scaffold, Vvil1.0 ctg.001648F_1_1_3, whole genome shotgun sequence nucleotide sequence TTTTCTAGTTAGCTTTTATAGATTTTTGAAACATAGTTTTTAGTTCTGCATATATCTTCCTCTCAAACTTCATTGCATGAGATTGAGAAATGGTATGGTAGCCAGAAATAACGAACCTTTACCAAAAAGGAAGTACGTTAGAAggatgatcaatccaccaaatAACAATGTAGAACAAACTCCCTATTCGACATGGGAAAATACACCCGCAATGACTGTGAGTGAAGCAATCCCTTCTACAGCCCAATAGTTCGCACCCAATATGGTCAAAGTCAACCAGGGCCAACAGTTCGAATCTCGTAGGGTTGAACAAGAAATACCTAGGGAGAAAGAAGTCCCAAGGTTATTTATTGTCAAtcgaaaccaaaatgatgatgaAGTCATCTAGCGACTTCGATAAGACAAAATGTAGGGGAGAATAACTTGGCAACCATGGTCGAAAGTATTATGGCTCAAAATGGAGTAAATATAGGCCTTCGTAGGCCAaactatacatctcttttttctgAATATATAGCCAAGTATTTGACTAAGGCTGGGGATATTGCGAGAAATGAGTATTTAATAATGAGGTATTTCCCTAGTACCCTTACTAAGAATGCCTTTACGTGGTTCACCATACTCCTAGAGAACTTCATCCATGATTGGGCTCATTTGGAGAGATTGTTCCATGAGAAGTTTTACATGGGGTAGtcgaagattagtttgaaagaattggttAGCATCAAACGCAAGTTTAGTGAGCCAGTAGATGATTATCTCAATAGGTTCTGTTTATTGAAAGCAAGGTGTTTCATACAAGTGCCTGAatatgaattagtcgaaatggttgCGGGTGGTTTAGATTATTCCATTAGGAAAAAACTAGACAATCAATACCTAAGAGATATAGTCGAACTAGCTGACAGAGTTCGACAGGTGGAATGTCTGAAAGCTGAAAATGCCAGGGCAAGTAAAAAACATAGAAGAGAAAGGGTAGCCTATGTCGAGATGGATGAGGATGATCAAGAAATATTTAGTGATCCTATAGGTTTTGAAGAAAGAGAAATTGATTTGGCTGAATTAAAACAAGGCCACCTTATTCTTACAAAGTTCTTGCACCTTCAACCGGGAAAAATCCTGTCGAATTCGAGAAAAATGATAAGTTCCCCAAGAGAACTTACACCATCGACGTGGCGAAGTGTGATGAGATCTTCGACTTACTAGtcaaagatggccaaatgatagtgccacCTGGTGATAAAATACCACAGTTAGAACAACAGAAGAAAAGAGATTTTTGTGAATATCATAACTTTTTGGACCATAAAACCTCAtagtgttttcttttcagggatcttgtGCAGAATGCCATCAAGGATGGAAGACTGGAGTACGGTGAGAAGGAGAAGTCACAGATGCGCATCGCCTCGGACCCTTTGCAGATAGCAGATGCTGTATATACATAGCCAACTGAAATCATCATGGTCGAGGCTAGTGAGGGCCTCAGGGTTAGATTACAGAAGATGAGGATCATTATTGGTCCTACTAAGGAGGTTAACATGGTTTCGTTAAGCGAGGAAGCTGAGGAATCCATTCAGCAAAATGAGGACCAGGTAAAATTTGCTTATCCTAAGAAGGATAAGAACTTGGTGGAGTTCCTACACCGCTGTTAGAAAAAGAAACCAAAGGTGATGTTGTGCCCCAGGTGCAACTCTGTCTTTGATAAGGAAGCTGCAGAAAATATTGAAAGAGTTCAAATTGTCTTTCGGAAGGGAAACTAGAGGGATGCAAGGAATCCTTATGTCTTCGACAAGATGGGAGTCCCTCGAAGGCAGCAGCAGGGAGTCCGGAGCCTCCGCCTAAACAAGCTAGCATCATTCAAACCTATTACTGAAGCCCCTAGGAATAAATGGGTGAGGCTGTAATACCCTATTTTGCCCCTTCATTAATAATATTTCATTCATTATTACTAATCTTTTGATTTAAACTTTAatttctaattcaatttaaatttcagattgaattttctattaaaatttaaaatcaaacttgtttttatcatcttttattttttattttttatttcttataagGTGCAAATAACAAGTCAAGTGCAAGAGAGGTCCATTTGGTTCAATTCAATTGAAGGCccatttcattttttattcaagGTCCAAGAACCATTTGGTCCAAGCCAAGATGAAGTCTTTAAGCCTTGATGATCCAATTTTCAAGCCATATTCAATTGTAAAAGTCctatataataataaatgataacATCAACtaataaaaatcatcataaaatacTAGAAACAAATTAAAGTTGCATGACATAAAATTGTATTAGCATTAAAATAACCAAAAAGTGAAACATTTAAAATTAGTTAATGTCATGGTTCACTAAAATAGCAAATGTTTAGAGACTAAAATTACAACTTCTAAGTTAATattcatcaaaattattaaaattgtaataataaCTATTTAATTAGTGTATCAATGGATCTTTTGGGTTTGggttgggttttacccaaaacccaatttttttaatGGATTTTTTAGTTCTAAAACACGAAAATTATACCCTGTACCCCTAcgtttatcccaatacccctacaaaAAAACAATTCGGACAAATTTACCCCTGTATAAAtagtaaaaattacaaaaattttcACTTTTTCACTCATTTTCACGGTTACACAGCGTTTGAGAAGAGGGAATTTTTTTGAGCCAAAACCGGATAACCCAGCCTCGTCAGTTCCGgttcacatttcattttaaaaagtaagtttttcaaaaaaaattctcaGCCGGATAACCCAGCTATGGGGTTTCCGGTTCTGTTCGTTTTCTTCCGTTACCAGCCGGATAACCCAATGATGGGGTTTCCGGTTCCTTTTTTCTCAGCCGGATAACCCAACAATGGGGTTTCCGGTTCTTCTTGCCCTCAGCCAGATAACCCACCATTGGGGTAtccggttcctttttttttttagttatttttttttgtttttaatatcatatattatttttaataacattttatttaattgttaactattttattttttattttttagtggtTCGAAGAAGAGGAGGTGCGATCGACGGAATGCGTCAAAGAGGAAGACAACGTCGAGAGGCTGATGGCGAGGGACAGCAGGGAGCTGCTCCTGAGGTTGGTCCGCAGCATCCGGCATTTCCCGGAGGACCTACTGATACATCTTTATTGGTTAGATATCAGAGGCACGTTGCCTGTCATTTATGGTTGGGCGAGGTAcgtaaatattttcttaaatatttttttaaattacatgtacttatatattaacatatattacaaattattttcagGAGAGACGACCAAAGCCGACCTTAAAGGTTGCTGCACATGGAAGCAAATTAATAGGATGGGTTCTGGCAATGCTCCCAAGGCAGATGGAAAATTGGTTAGTTGCATCTGGCCTGTCATCTTTGCAGCATACTAGTTTGGCCAGGGTAGATACGCATCTATTATCTGCTTTTGTTGAGAGATGGCATCCTGAAACATCGTCATTTCATATGCCGTTCGGCGAGATGACCATCACGCTAAACGATGTTTCTTGTCTTCTTCATGTACCGATTAGGGGCCAGCTGGTTGACCCCGATGTTGTTGTCACCGATTATGATGCTATCCATCTAGCTGTTGAGTTGTTTGGTGTTTCGCTGAGTGATGCAACTACAGAGGCTTCTGCTGTAAGGGGTCCTTACTATAAATTGGATTGGTTGAAGCAAGTTTTTGAGCAACAAAGAGCTGCGAATAACTTTACAGGCGCTATGAGAGCATACATGATGTTGCTATTAGGTTGTACCATTCTTGCCGACAAGACTTTTACTCTTGTCGAGGCAAAATATCTTCCACTTTTGAGAGATTTGGATACTTGTGGAAGCTATTGCTGGGGGGCAGCTGCACTGGTTACTCTGTACAGATACTTAGGGGATGCCTCATTTTATTCATGCAAGCAGCTTGGCGGTTATGCCTCTCTTCTTCAGGTTTAAAATTttacttattatttaattatacttaatatctaatattttagtttaatttagtttattataatttagtttaatttataatAGTAACTTTTACTTTTGTTTCAGTGTTGGATTCACGAGTACTTTCCAACTGTTGGAAAGAGAGGTACTTCTGGGTTATGTGGCATTGATAGTCCGATGGCTAGGGCGATGAAATGGGAATATAGGCAGGGGACGCAAAAAGTGGCTGACATCCGAGCTGTGTTAGATCAGTTGACTCCTCACGATATTGTCTGGCGCCCTTTTGAGGATCATCGGGTGCACCGTCCTTTTGATGATATCTGTTTGTATCGGGGTGGTTTGAAGTGGTTTGGTACTGTAGTTCTATATTTACCTGACAGATGCTTGCGTCAGTTTGGATACAGACAGTACATACCGACTGCTCCTCCTACTGTAGTTCCATTCATTTGTGACAGGTGGAAACGGGAATCCTTCATTCATGTTTACCTgcacataaaataaatatcagAAAAAGTCAAATAGTGATTGAATGTACCAAAATTGTGTTACTAATTACCTGAACCCAATGATTTCCATTGACAAATCCGATGCAGTAAATGGATGCATTAGGTGAATGTGCACTCGTCATAGGAAAGTAACTCAAACTAGGGTGACCTAAAGAGACGAGAACAATGTTATACCGATTAGCTATTACATAGCCTAACTCAGGTAACGTCATCCATTTATTTGGTGGTTGTTGTCCTAAAGTTTCTATCACCAACGATGATCTCACTGTTGGAAGGCGTTCACCAAATAAATCCTCATACAACTTGCTTCTAGGACCTATAATTTCTTTCTCCAAATCCCGACGAACCATTAACCATCCATCTGTGCCATAACCATGCAAAGATGCAATGGCTCTAAACTCACAATTTCCATCATCTCTTAcatcaacaatgtcatcaataaatGGTCTGATGTAATCTGGAAATTGTACAATGTATTTATCAAATTCTCTATTTTTTGAGGTTTGGGATAGTTGTGAATATAACctctttgaagatttttgagaaCTCAAATGTGCTTGATCAACATACTCATATCCTGAAGGATCATGATAAACATCATATCCCACAGGTCTCTTCCCTTTTTTCTTAACCCCtcctttggttttaattttttcagGCGGTGGACACATCTTTGTTGTAGTTGGATAAGCAATCTCACACACTCTGCTTTTTAATGCTCTTTTTCCGACAACATCTAATGACCTCCACATTTTCCAAATTTCATCGATTGCATTTGTCATGTCtatttctgatccatcatctgcaTCTATATCTTGATTTCCTTCCATA carries:
- the LOC131636147 gene encoding protein MAIN-LIKE 1-like gives rise to the protein MGFPVLLALSQITHHWVVRRRGGAIDGMRQRGRQRREADGEGQQGAAPEVGPQHPAFPGGPTDTSLLVRYQRHVACHLWLGEERRPKPTLKVAAHGSKLIGWVLAMLPRQMENWLVASGLSSLQHTSLARVDTHLLSAFVERWHPETSSFHMPFGEMTITLNDVSCLLHVPIRGQLVDPDVVVTDYDAIHLAVELFGVSLSDATTEASAVRGPYYKLDWLKQVFEQQRAANNFTGAMRAYMMLLLGCTILADKTFTLVEAKYLPLLRDLDTCGSYCWGAAALVTLYRYLGDASFYSCKQLGGYASLLQCWIHEYFPTVGKRGTSGLCGIDSPMARAMKWEYRQGTQKVADIRAVLDQLTPHDIVWRPFEDHRVHRPFDDICLYRGGLKWFGTVVLYLPDRCLRQFGYRQYIPTAPPTVVPFICDRWKRESFIHVYLHIK
- the LOC131636148 gene encoding uncharacterized protein LOC131636148, encoding MLENSLGDLCKCWEAMNDNIKIQVGNIRASFQKSFYEVEHAHTSPFYSNLRGSVSRAALRQIAEEWLRIDMVGTDTQKCGCTHRKVYGLPCACELGRYTLSGDAIPIEAIHIHWRKLSMEGNQDIDADDGSEIDMTNAIDEIWKMWRSLDVVGKRALKSRVCEIAYPTTTKMCPPPEKIKTKGGVKKKGKRPVGYDVYHDPSGYEYVDQAHLSSQKSSKRLYSQLSQTSKNREFDKYIVQFPDYIRPFIDDIVDVRDDGNCEFRAIASLHGYGTDGWLMVRRDLEKEIIGPRSKLYEDLFGERLPTVRSSLVIETLGQQPPNKWMTLPELGYVIANRYNIVLVSLGHPSLSYFPMTSAHSPNASIYCIGFVNGNHWVQVISNTILVHSITI